From Neospora caninum Liverpool complete genome, chromosome VIII, a single genomic window includes:
- a CDS encoding putative leucine rich repeat protein: MATGAVLCKQELKKLLRNDRNYYSTPELNDVLFLHFKGYRKLEALEEFTGLRTLHAETNGKNPCLRTLQLEKNYIGRNGRHDFDNLASLKALTVLDLSNNQIEDPAIVFEVLTQLPHLKVLYLKGNPVSFAFEAFMKLIEDAQLQRREMLDMRAEDREDDDLHNHLENVERNRETQTLPDLEAPSFPLNTPATDTPTTDQSPLVPSLAESLPDESGSIATSQGNAGEDVSSDCEHQKGKEESDDVGSIPNTDQLPNCSELEGPHPSEADDGDTPRERNALRNEVNFDALD, translated from the exons ATGGCTACTGGAGCCGTTTTGTGCAAGCaggagctgaagaagctcTTGAGGAACGACCGAAACTACTACTCAACTCCTGAGTTGAATGACGTGCTCTTTCTTCATTTCAAAGGCTACCGAAAGTTGGAAGCCCTGGAAGAATTCACCGGGCTCAGGACGCTTCATGCTGAGACCAACG GGAAGAATCCCTGTCTTAGAACGCTTCAACTGGAAAAGAACTATATCGGCCGCAATGGAAGACACGATTTCGACAATCTTGCAAGTCTGAAGGCCTTGACAGTTCTAGACCTGTCTAACAACCAAATCGAAGATCCTGCTATCGTATTTGAGGTCCTCACCCAACTTCCACATCTGAAGGTTCTCTATCTGAAGGGGAATCCCGTG TCTTTTGCCTTTGAAGCTTTCATGAAGCTGATTGAAGATGCACAACTCCAACGAAGGGAGATGCTGGACATGAGGGCAGAAGAtcgagaggacgacgatTTACATAACCACTTGGAAAACGTAGAACGAAATCG CGAGACGCAAACGCTTCCAGATCTAGAagcgccttcctttcccctgAACACGCCTGCGACAGACACTCCGACAACTGACCAGAGTCCCCTTGTGCCTAGTCTGGCTGAGAGCCTTCCAGATGAAAGCGGCAGCATTGCGACGAGTCAGGGTAACGCTGGAGAAGACGTATCCTCAGACTGTGAACACCAAAAGGGCAAGGAAGAGTCCGACGACGTCGGTTCCATCCCAAACACAGACCAGCTGCCAAACTGCTCCGAATTGGAGGGGCCACATCccagcgaggcagacgacggCGATACTCCTCGTGAACGAAATGCGCTCCGAAATGAGGTTAACTTTGACGCACTGGACTAG